The following coding sequences lie in one Sphingomonas sp. M1-B02 genomic window:
- a CDS encoding GNAT family N-acetyltransferase has translation MHSVPLPAPRVAGRDDIPALEALIRLSARALSQGHYEEVQIDAAITYVFGVDSELVADRTYLMIEEAGVPIGCGGWSRRRTLFGGDRFGGRDDAMLDPSRDAARIRAFFVHPDHARRGVGAALLAASEAAAIAAGFGALELMSTLPGVAFYRRAGFVPGEQILHRAGGVAIPFVPMRKRIG, from the coding sequence ATGCATAGCGTCCCGCTCCCGGCGCCGCGCGTTGCCGGCCGGGACGACATTCCCGCGCTGGAGGCACTGATCCGACTGTCGGCGCGGGCGCTGAGCCAGGGTCATTATGAAGAAGTGCAGATCGATGCGGCCATCACTTATGTCTTCGGCGTCGACTCGGAACTGGTCGCCGACCGCACCTATCTGATGATCGAGGAAGCCGGCGTGCCGATCGGCTGCGGCGGTTGGAGCCGGCGGCGCACCCTCTTCGGGGGCGACCGCTTCGGCGGGCGCGACGATGCGATGCTCGATCCGTCGCGCGATGCGGCGCGAATCCGCGCCTTCTTCGTCCACCCCGATCACGCCCGGCGCGGGGTGGGCGCGGCCTTGCTTGCCGCCAGCGAGGCCGCGGCGATCGCTGCGGGGTTCGGCGCGCTCGAATTGATGTCGACGCTTCCGGGCGTCGCTTTCTATCGCCGCGCAGGCTTCGTTCCGGGCGAGCAGATCCTTCACAGGGCGGGGGGTGTCGCAATTCCCTTCGTGCCGATGCGCAAGCGGATCGGCTGA
- the rplU gene encoding 50S ribosomal protein L21, whose amino-acid sequence MFAIVRTGGKQYRVAAGDRIVVEKLDGEAGASITLGDVLLAGEGSELKSVEGLTVAAEIVAQAKGEKVIIFKKRRRHNYRRKNGHRQNHTILKITAIGAQQEEKKAPKAKKAAAAPAEAPAPAAEA is encoded by the coding sequence ATGTTCGCTATCGTGCGCACGGGCGGCAAGCAGTATCGCGTAGCCGCCGGAGACAGAATCGTAGTCGAGAAGCTCGACGGTGAAGCCGGCGCGTCGATCACGCTGGGCGACGTCCTTCTCGCAGGCGAAGGCAGCGAGCTGAAGTCGGTCGAGGGCCTTACGGTCGCCGCCGAGATCGTCGCCCAGGCGAAGGGCGAGAAGGTCATCATCTTCAAGAAGCGCCGCCGGCATAACTATCGCCGGAAGAACGGCCATCGCCAGAATCACACGATCCTGAAGATCACCGCGATCGGTGCGCAGCAGGAAGAGAAGAAGGCCCCCAAGGCCAAGAAGGCAGCCGCAGCTCCCGCCGAGGCACCCGCCCCGGCCGCGGAAGCGTAA
- the rpmA gene encoding 50S ribosomal protein L27 gives MAHKKAGGSSRNGRDSAGRRLGVKKFGGEVAIAGNILVRQRGTKFYPGTNVGMGKDHTLFALTDGRVSFKEGRLGRKFCSVDMIAEAAE, from the coding sequence ATGGCACATAAGAAAGCAGGCGGCTCTTCGCGCAACGGTCGCGATTCGGCAGGCCGTCGTCTCGGCGTGAAGAAGTTCGGTGGCGAAGTCGCGATCGCGGGGAACATCCTCGTGCGTCAGCGCGGCACCAAATTCTATCCGGGTACGAATGTCGGCATGGGCAAGGACCATACGCTGTTCGCGCTTACCGACGGTCGCGTCTCGTTCAAGGAAGGCCGCCTCGGCCGTAAATTCTGTTCGGTAGACATGATTGCGGAAGCGGCCGAATAA
- a CDS encoding GNAT family N-acetyltransferase translates to MFARTPRLTLRPGWPEDAPALAQAIGHECVVRNLARAPWPYPIEAAETFAASFATSDEPVFLLFEHDAGAIRLVGGIGLHAIGDEPHELGYWVTPNAWGRGYATEAGKAVLQVAKAIGVRRVTAGHFIDNPASGRVLRKLGFRPTGRIVPQYSRGRGAEVPSARFELDLSEDDNRCDEDPHARMAA, encoded by the coding sequence ATGTTCGCGCGTACGCCAAGACTGACATTACGGCCCGGCTGGCCCGAGGACGCGCCCGCGCTGGCGCAGGCGATCGGGCATGAATGCGTGGTGCGCAATCTCGCCCGCGCGCCCTGGCCCTACCCGATAGAAGCCGCGGAGACCTTCGCCGCCAGCTTCGCCACGTCCGACGAGCCGGTATTCCTGCTGTTCGAGCATGACGCAGGCGCGATACGGCTGGTCGGCGGGATCGGCCTGCACGCGATCGGCGACGAGCCGCACGAACTCGGCTATTGGGTGACGCCGAACGCCTGGGGCCGCGGTTATGCGACCGAGGCCGGCAAGGCGGTGCTCCAGGTGGCCAAGGCAATCGGCGTCCGCCGGGTGACCGCGGGGCACTTCATCGACAATCCCGCCTCGGGCCGAGTCCTGCGCAAGCTGGGCTTCCGGCCCACCGGGCGCATCGTCCCGCAATATTCGCGCGGCCGCGGGGCCGAGGTGCCCAGCGCCCGCTTCGAGCTCGACCTCTCGGAGGACGACAATCGATGCGACGAAGACCCGCACGCGCGAATGGCGGCTTGA
- a CDS encoding metal-dependent hydrolase: MAKAKTPADLTITPRDRRFGRDAAQTRWWFNGDPVATAFHNALSITFPKGEAFFIESVKAFRDGASPRLAAEIKAFTLQEVMHSREHVAFNRRVIEAGYDLEPLERVVDEVLAVIRTRPSVVNLAATMALEHYTAILASMILKDDRYFAGVDREQAEMWRWHAIEELEHKGVAFDTWMHATAGWSRWRRWKLKSIMMLLVTINFWRKRVAGTLELLRQDGITGAGAVARVWWYLLGKPGLLRRIFPAWVGYFLPGFHPWNHDDRALIGKAESAYAAAVA, from the coding sequence TTGGCGAAAGCAAAGACTCCCGCGGACCTGACCATCACGCCGCGCGACCGCCGCTTCGGGCGCGACGCGGCACAGACGCGCTGGTGGTTCAACGGCGATCCGGTCGCCACCGCGTTCCACAACGCACTCTCGATCACCTTCCCCAAGGGCGAGGCCTTCTTCATCGAATCGGTGAAGGCGTTCCGCGACGGCGCATCGCCGCGGCTTGCGGCCGAGATCAAGGCATTCACGCTGCAGGAAGTGATGCACAGCCGCGAGCATGTCGCGTTCAACAGGCGCGTGATCGAGGCCGGCTACGATCTCGAGCCGCTCGAGCGCGTGGTCGACGAAGTGCTGGCGGTGATCCGTACCCGTCCGTCGGTGGTCAACCTCGCCGCGACGATGGCGCTGGAGCACTATACCGCGATCCTGGCGTCGATGATCCTGAAGGACGATCGCTACTTCGCCGGCGTCGACCGCGAACAGGCCGAGATGTGGCGCTGGCACGCGATCGAGGAGCTCGAGCATAAGGGCGTGGCGTTCGACACCTGGATGCACGCGACCGCCGGCTGGAGCCGCTGGCGGCGGTGGAAGCTCAAGTCGATCATGATGCTGCTGGTGACGATCAACTTCTGGCGCAAGCGCGTGGCAGGCACGCTGGAGCTGCTGCGCCAGGACGGCATCACCGGAGCGGGCGCGGTGGCGCGGGTCTGGTGGTATCTGCTGGGCAAGCCGGGGCTGCTGCGCCGGATCTTCCCGGCCTGGGTCGGCTATTTCCTGCCGGGCTTCCACCCCTGGAACCATGACGATCGCGCGCTCATCGGCAAGGCCGAGAGCGCCTATGCGGCGGCGGTGGCGTGA
- a CDS encoding TetR family transcriptional regulator, whose translation MSISPRKRLSPGESRDAALEAARALLLEAGPQAVTLKAVAARIGRTHANLLHHFGSAAGLQKALAANIATNVSAKISAAVLRARTTDHNPREVVDLTFDAFGKEGAGALASWMILNGNEDALDPILEAIHNLVDEISDGHGEDVMSLHEETLQLTLMALGDALLGGPMARALGLARDKAREMAACQLRKSVANGI comes from the coding sequence ATGTCAATAAGTCCACGCAAGCGGCTGTCACCCGGTGAATCGCGCGACGCCGCATTAGAAGCCGCCCGCGCCTTGTTGCTCGAGGCGGGACCGCAGGCCGTGACCCTGAAGGCGGTCGCGGCGCGGATCGGGCGGACGCATGCCAATCTCCTCCACCATTTCGGCTCGGCGGCCGGGCTGCAGAAGGCGCTGGCGGCCAACATCGCCACCAATGTGAGCGCCAAGATCAGCGCCGCGGTGCTGCGCGCCCGGACGACCGATCACAATCCGCGCGAGGTGGTCGATCTGACCTTCGATGCGTTCGGCAAGGAAGGCGCCGGCGCGCTGGCGAGCTGGATGATCCTGAACGGCAATGAGGATGCGCTCGATCCGATCCTGGAGGCGATCCACAACCTGGTCGACGAGATCAGCGACGGGCATGGCGAAGACGTGATGTCGCTCCACGAAGAGACGCTCCAGCTTACCCTGATGGCGCTGGGCGACGCGTTGCTCGGCGGACCGATGGCACGCGCGTTGGGCCTGGCGCGGGACAAGGCGCGCGAGATGGCGGCGTGCCAGCTCCGCAAATCGGTCGCCAACGGGATCTGA
- a CDS encoding ATP-binding protein produces the protein MSEGLTIALDRARRATNWRMLLLGALSLLGIGVLVALIVIQQRTDRARDEAIALQQHTFEVVIRTNQLAGAISAAEAALGRYVVSADRTLGRQYAGHWDRAREHLARLKQLTSDNPSQQAQVVQLQRGFDIRGKELNETALYSTYKRHSDAWGSYYRVRQSDARETVEGLLQQVVDTERVLLRERTAAASTLIANSSFASRILTAFGVLIVLGAVILGWLAIQAQGERAQADADADAERERAAELQQAVEAATAQLRAEAQERALAEAQLRQVQKMEAVGQLTGGIAHDFNNMLAVVLGGLELAKRHLHSGGPDAQRHIENAMEGANRAAALTRRLLAFSRSEPLLPEAVEAGALIAGMSDLLDRTLGDTIRVVTRDAGTGWRVWADRHQLENALLNLAVNARDAMEGRGTLSIVTGGATLAQDEVGECPAGDFVTITVGDTGSGMTPEILDRVFEPFFTTKPVGKGTGLGLSQIFGFVRQSGGEIAIDTAPGKGTRVTVYLPRHIGEAAPAVGEAPVAEVAAIARTLDILVVEDDPRVLAATAAALGELGHRATPCADPLVAGALIADMPALDLIVSDVLMPGQTGPEMVAALEDRIEGVAILFVTGFAGEVDAEIFHGRPVLRKPYTMAGLARAIDDAIAQEARRTPRAAAE, from the coding sequence ATGAGCGAGGGGCTGACCATAGCGCTGGACCGCGCGCGCCGGGCCACCAACTGGCGCATGTTGCTGCTGGGGGCATTGTCGCTGCTCGGCATCGGCGTGCTGGTGGCGCTGATCGTCATCCAGCAGCGCACCGATCGCGCGCGGGACGAGGCGATCGCGCTCCAGCAGCATACGTTCGAGGTCGTCATCCGCACCAACCAGCTGGCCGGCGCGATCTCCGCGGCGGAGGCGGCGCTGGGCCGTTACGTGGTCAGCGCCGATCGCACCCTGGGCCGGCAATATGCCGGGCATTGGGATCGCGCGCGGGAGCACCTTGCCCGGCTCAAGCAGCTCACCAGCGATAATCCGTCGCAACAGGCCCAGGTGGTCCAGCTCCAGCGCGGTTTTGACATTCGCGGCAAGGAGTTGAACGAGACCGCGCTATATTCGACCTACAAGCGGCATAGCGACGCCTGGGGAAGCTATTATCGCGTCCGCCAGAGCGATGCCCGCGAGACTGTGGAAGGCCTGCTGCAGCAAGTCGTGGATACCGAACGGGTGCTGTTGCGCGAACGTACCGCGGCGGCATCGACGCTGATCGCCAATTCCAGCTTCGCGTCGCGCATCCTTACCGCGTTCGGCGTGCTGATCGTGCTCGGCGCGGTGATCCTCGGCTGGCTGGCGATCCAGGCGCAGGGTGAGCGTGCGCAGGCCGATGCCGACGCCGATGCGGAGCGCGAGCGCGCTGCAGAGTTGCAGCAAGCGGTCGAGGCGGCCACCGCGCAGCTTCGCGCCGAGGCGCAGGAGCGCGCGCTGGCCGAGGCGCAGCTGCGCCAGGTCCAGAAGATGGAGGCGGTGGGGCAGCTCACCGGCGGGATCGCGCATGATTTCAACAATATGCTCGCCGTCGTGCTGGGCGGGTTGGAGCTTGCCAAGCGCCACCTCCACAGTGGCGGGCCCGACGCGCAGCGGCATATCGAGAATGCGATGGAAGGTGCCAATCGCGCCGCCGCGCTCACCCGCCGCCTGCTCGCTTTCTCGCGGTCGGAGCCGCTCTTGCCCGAAGCGGTGGAGGCCGGCGCGCTGATCGCCGGGATGTCCGATCTGCTCGATCGCACGCTGGGGGACACGATCCGCGTCGTTACGCGCGATGCCGGGACCGGCTGGCGGGTATGGGCCGATCGACACCAGCTCGAAAACGCGCTGCTCAACCTCGCCGTGAATGCGCGCGATGCGATGGAGGGGCGGGGCACGCTTTCGATCGTCACCGGCGGCGCGACCCTGGCGCAGGACGAGGTCGGCGAATGCCCGGCGGGCGATTTCGTCACGATCACGGTCGGCGATACCGGCAGCGGAATGACGCCCGAAATCCTCGACCGGGTGTTCGAGCCCTTCTTCACCACCAAGCCGGTGGGTAAGGGGACCGGGCTGGGACTCAGCCAGATCTTCGGCTTCGTCCGGCAATCGGGCGGCGAGATCGCCATCGACACCGCGCCGGGCAAGGGGACGCGGGTCACCGTCTATCTGCCGCGCCACATCGGCGAGGCGGCGCCGGCGGTGGGCGAGGCGCCGGTCGCCGAAGTCGCAGCAATCGCCCGGACGCTCGACATATTGGTGGTGGAGGACGATCCGCGCGTGCTGGCCGCGACCGCCGCCGCGCTGGGGGAACTAGGCCACCGCGCGACGCCCTGTGCCGATCCGCTCGTCGCCGGCGCGCTGATCGCCGACATGCCGGCGCTCGACCTGATCGTCTCCGACGTGCTGATGCCGGGGCAGACCGGGCCCGAGATGGTCGCGGCGCTGGAGGATCGGATCGAAGGCGTGGCGATCCTCTTCGTGACCGGCTTCGCGGGCGAAGTGGATGCGGAGATCTTCCACGGCCGCCCGGTGCTGCGCAAACCCTATACGATGGCGGGGCTGGCGCGGGCGATCGACGATGCGATCGCGCAGGAAGCCCGCCGAACGCCGCGCGCCGCCGCCGAATAG
- the spt gene encoding serine palmitoyltransferase codes for MSKFDPIIAERQALIDTGVTDPFAIVMEQVKSPTEAVISGRDTILLGTYNYMGMTFDPDVIQAGKDALDQFGSGTNGSRMLNGTFRDHMEVEQALRDFYGVSGAIVFSTGYMANLGMISTLAGKGEYVILDADSHASIYDGCKQGNAEIVRFRHNDVEDLDKRLGRLPKDAGKLVILEGVYSMLGDVAPLREMVAVAKKHGCMVLSDEAHSMGFFGPNGRGVYEDQGCEADVDFIVGTFSKSVGTVGGFCVSNHPKFEAIRLACRPYIFTASLPPSVVATAATSIRKLMHAHNKRQHLWENARRVHGGLKQLGFKLGTETPESAIIAVILEDQEQAVAMWQSLLEAGLYVNMARPPATPAGTYLLRCSLCAEHTSEQIDRILEMFAAAGRTVGAIG; via the coding sequence ATGAGCAAGTTCGATCCGATCATCGCCGAGCGACAGGCGCTGATCGATACCGGCGTCACCGATCCCTTCGCGATCGTGATGGAGCAGGTCAAGTCGCCGACCGAAGCCGTCATCTCCGGCCGCGATACGATCCTGCTCGGCACCTATAATTATATGGGCATGACCTTCGATCCCGACGTGATCCAGGCGGGCAAGGACGCGCTCGACCAGTTCGGCTCGGGCACCAACGGCAGCCGGATGCTCAACGGCACCTTCCGCGATCATATGGAAGTCGAGCAGGCGCTGCGCGACTTCTACGGCGTGTCGGGCGCGATCGTCTTTTCGACCGGCTATATGGCCAATCTCGGCATGATCAGCACGCTGGCGGGGAAGGGCGAATATGTCATCCTCGACGCCGACAGCCACGCCTCGATCTATGACGGCTGCAAGCAGGGCAATGCCGAGATCGTCCGCTTCCGCCACAATGATGTCGAGGATCTCGACAAGCGTCTTGGCCGCCTGCCCAAGGATGCCGGCAAGCTGGTGATCCTCGAGGGCGTCTATTCGATGCTCGGCGACGTCGCGCCGCTCCGCGAAATGGTCGCGGTCGCCAAGAAGCATGGCTGCATGGTGCTCAGCGACGAAGCGCATTCGATGGGCTTCTTCGGGCCCAACGGCCGCGGCGTTTACGAGGATCAGGGGTGCGAGGCCGATGTCGATTTCATCGTCGGCACCTTCTCCAAATCGGTCGGCACGGTCGGCGGCTTCTGCGTCTCGAACCATCCCAAGTTCGAGGCGATCCGGCTGGCGTGCCGGCCCTATATCTTCACCGCGTCGCTGCCGCCGTCGGTCGTGGCGACCGCCGCGACCTCGATCCGCAAGCTGATGCACGCCCACAACAAGCGCCAGCATCTGTGGGAGAATGCCCGGCGCGTGCATGGCGGGCTGAAGCAGCTTGGCTTCAAGCTCGGCACCGAGACCCCCGAAAGCGCGATCATCGCGGTGATTCTGGAGGATCAGGAACAGGCCGTGGCGATGTGGCAGTCGCTGCTCGAGGCCGGGCTGTACGTCAACATGGCGCGCCCGCCGGCAACCCCCGCCGGCACCTATCTGCTGCGCTGCTCGCTTTGCGCCGAGCATACGAGCGAGCAGATCGATCGCATCCTCGAAATGTTCGCCGCGGCAGGCCGGACAGTGGGCGCGATCGGCTGA
- a CDS encoding acyl carrier protein — MSDRSEIFDTVTAQIEPFNKKGVALSDATTFAGDLEWDSLTVMDFVAAIEDEFDIIITMNMQAEIENVGQLVDAVVKLKG, encoded by the coding sequence GTGAGCGACCGCTCCGAAATCTTCGATACCGTCACCGCCCAGATCGAACCGTTCAACAAGAAGGGCGTGGCGCTGAGCGATGCGACCACCTTCGCCGGCGATCTCGAATGGGACAGCCTGACCGTCATGGATTTCGTCGCGGCGATCGAGGACGAGTTCGACATCATCATCACGATGAACATGCAGGCAGAGATCGAGAATGTCGGCCAGCTCGTCGATGCCGTCGTCAAGCTGAAGGGCTGA
- a CDS encoding NAD-dependent epimerase/dehydratase family protein produces the protein MTSLAITGGTGFVGKRLIALALEAGHQVRALTRREQSTCPGIEWIAGDLENHSALARLVEGADAVIHVAGVVNAPDREGFARGNVEGTRNMLGAAQAAGVQRFVHVSSLAAREPGMSDYGWSKAEGDALVQVSPLDWTIVRPPAIYGPGDMEMLELFKLAKRGLALLPPGGRLSVIEVGDLGRLLLALAVSDNCRRILDADDGADGGWSHRDFGVAIGTAVGKRVAAFALPRPLMTAGAHLDRLMRGKNAKLTPDRVAYFCHEDWVIDPANRPPANLWTPQVETKAGLAATAAWYREQGLL, from the coding sequence ATGACCAGCCTGGCCATCACCGGCGGCACCGGTTTCGTCGGCAAGCGCCTGATCGCGCTCGCCCTGGAAGCGGGGCACCAGGTCCGCGCACTCACCCGGCGCGAACAGTCGACGTGCCCGGGGATCGAATGGATCGCCGGCGATCTCGAAAACCACAGCGCGCTCGCCCGCTTGGTCGAAGGCGCCGATGCCGTCATCCACGTCGCGGGCGTCGTCAACGCCCCCGACCGCGAAGGCTTCGCCCGCGGCAATGTCGAAGGCACGCGTAACATGCTCGGCGCAGCGCAGGCGGCGGGCGTCCAACGCTTCGTCCACGTCTCCTCACTCGCCGCGCGCGAGCCGGGCATGTCCGACTATGGCTGGTCGAAGGCCGAGGGCGATGCGCTCGTCCAGGTGTCTCCGCTCGACTGGACGATCGTCCGGCCGCCGGCAATCTATGGCCCCGGCGACATGGAGATGCTCGAACTGTTCAAGCTCGCCAAGCGCGGCCTGGCGCTGCTTCCTCCCGGCGGCCGGCTCTCGGTGATCGAAGTGGGCGACCTGGGTCGCCTGTTGCTCGCGCTGGCGGTGAGCGACAATTGCAGGCGGATCCTCGACGCCGACGACGGCGCCGACGGCGGCTGGAGCCACCGCGACTTCGGCGTCGCGATCGGTACTGCGGTCGGCAAGCGCGTCGCCGCCTTCGCGCTTCCCCGTCCTCTGATGACGGCGGGCGCGCATCTCGATCGGCTGATGCGCGGGAAGAACGCCAAGCTCACCCCCGATCGCGTCGCTTACTTCTGCCACGAGGACTGGGTGATCGATCCGGCCAACCGTCCGCCCGCCAATTTGTGGACGCCGCAAGTGGAGACCAAGGCGGGGCTGGCGGCCACGGCGGCATGGTATCGCGAGCAGGGGCTGCTATAG
- the proB gene encoding glutamate 5-kinase translates to MSLFPPASCPRLIVKIGSALLVDGEGGVRRAWLAGIVADIAERTKAGQQIAVVSSGAIALGARRLGLAKGGRASLEDAQAAAAVGQIALSQVWAETLGAEGLTAAQMLVTLDDLEDRRRYLNAAATLDRLLGLGVVPVLNENDSVATEEIRFGDNDRLAARVAQAAGAGGVVLLSDVDGLYDRNPALPGAVHIERIERIDPVIEAMADGGSASGMGSGGMVSKIAAARIANGAGAHLAIASGRVDRPLSGDARHSLFVAEKSAPARKAWLAGGLTAKGMIHVDAGAANALAQGKSLLAAGATRIEGSFARGDLIVIADLSGTPIARGLAEYPSEDAARIIGKRNEAQAGILGYAPRSALVHRSHMALL, encoded by the coding sequence ATGTCCCTCTTCCCGCCCGCTTCCTGTCCGCGGCTGATCGTCAAGATCGGGTCGGCTTTGCTCGTCGATGGCGAGGGGGGAGTGCGGCGCGCATGGCTTGCCGGGATCGTCGCCGATATCGCCGAGCGGACGAAGGCCGGTCAGCAGATTGCGGTGGTATCCTCCGGCGCAATCGCGCTGGGCGCGCGGCGGCTGGGGCTCGCCAAGGGCGGTCGCGCCAGCCTCGAGGATGCGCAGGCGGCCGCTGCCGTCGGGCAGATCGCGCTTTCGCAGGTCTGGGCCGAGACGCTGGGGGCCGAGGGCCTCACGGCCGCGCAGATGCTGGTGACGCTCGACGATCTCGAGGATCGGCGGCGCTATCTCAACGCGGCGGCGACGCTCGATCGGTTGCTCGGGCTGGGCGTGGTGCCGGTGCTCAACGAGAATGACAGCGTCGCCACCGAGGAAATCCGCTTCGGCGATAACGATCGCCTCGCCGCGCGGGTGGCGCAGGCGGCGGGGGCGGGGGGCGTGGTGCTGCTGAGCGACGTCGACGGGCTGTATGATCGCAACCCGGCGCTGCCCGGCGCCGTACATATCGAGCGGATCGAGCGGATCGACCCCGTTATCGAGGCGATGGCGGATGGCGGATCGGCATCGGGCATGGGGTCGGGTGGCATGGTCTCGAAGATCGCCGCGGCGCGGATCGCCAATGGGGCGGGGGCGCATCTGGCAATCGCTTCGGGACGAGTCGATCGGCCGCTGTCGGGCGATGCGCGGCACAGCCTGTTCGTGGCGGAGAAATCGGCGCCGGCGCGCAAGGCGTGGCTGGCGGGTGGACTCACCGCGAAGGGCATGATCCATGTCGATGCGGGCGCGGCGAACGCGCTGGCGCAGGGCAAGAGCCTGCTCGCGGCGGGAGCGACTCGGATCGAGGGCAGCTTCGCGCGGGGTGACCTGATCGTCATCGCCGACCTTTCCGGAACGCCTATCGCGCGCGGGCTCGCCGAATATCCGTCGGAAGATGCGGCGCGCATCATCGGCAAGCGCAACGAGGCGCAGGCCGGGATCCTGGGCTACGCGCCGCGCTCGGCGCTGGTGCATCGCAGTCACATGGCTTTGTTGTGA
- a CDS encoding Uma2 family endonuclease has product MATQPDYPLLSAEEFLEIDFGDRKAELDNGVIRLMAGGTARHSEVQTNIIIALASRLRGTGCKPYNSDMAARTRDRSVRYPDVTVYCDRNNSSNDGLKAFDDPRIVFEVLSAGTARTDLRVKLEEYKELPSIDTIVFVDIVTERLRVVQRTSDGWAESLPREPSSLSPPLLDLTLSHDEIFSRE; this is encoded by the coding sequence ATGGCGACGCAACCCGATTATCCGCTGCTGAGCGCCGAGGAATTCCTCGAAATCGACTTCGGTGATCGCAAGGCGGAGCTCGACAATGGCGTGATCCGCTTGATGGCGGGGGGGACGGCCCGTCACTCGGAGGTGCAGACCAATATCATAATCGCGCTTGCGTCCCGCCTACGAGGAACCGGCTGCAAGCCCTATAATTCCGATATGGCTGCACGCACTCGCGATCGATCCGTGCGTTACCCGGACGTCACCGTCTATTGCGACCGGAACAATTCATCGAACGATGGTCTGAAGGCATTCGACGATCCGCGTATCGTTTTCGAAGTGCTGTCTGCGGGGACGGCGCGTACCGATCTGCGGGTAAAGTTGGAGGAATATAAGGAACTGCCGAGCATCGACACGATCGTGTTCGTCGATATCGTGACCGAGCGTTTGCGCGTGGTGCAACGCACAAGCGACGGTTGGGCAGAGTCGCTCCCTCGCGAACCTTCCAGCCTGTCGCCACCTTTGCTCGATCTTACCTTGTCGCACGACGAGATTTTCTCGCGCGAATAG
- the obgE gene encoding GTPase ObgE, with product MHFLDQAKIFVRSGAGGPGAVSFRREKYIEYGGPDGGNGGKGGDIIFEAVAGLNTLIDFRYTQHFRAPRGHGGSGQNRTGAGGDDLVIKVPVGTQILADDEDRTLLVDMTKVGQRSIFFRGGDGGRGNASYKTSTNRTPRQHGTGWPSEEAWVWLRLKLLADAGLVGLPNAGKSTFINAVTNAQAKVGAYAFTTTRPQLGVVRHHQREFVVADIPGLIEGAADGAGIGDRFLGHIERCRVLLHLVDANDTDVAESYRIVRDELENYGAGLTDKKVIVALNKIDTLDEELIEALVGELEEASGAEVIPLSAAAGTGVDWVLDKLLEAIGSDASGVSPDDEGEDAIEWSPV from the coding sequence ATGCATTTTCTCGACCAAGCAAAGATCTTCGTGCGTTCCGGCGCGGGCGGCCCAGGCGCCGTCAGCTTCCGGCGCGAGAAATATATCGAATATGGCGGCCCCGACGGCGGCAATGGCGGCAAGGGCGGCGACATCATCTTCGAAGCCGTGGCCGGGCTCAATACGCTGATCGATTTCCGCTACACCCAGCATTTCCGGGCGCCGCGCGGCCATGGCGGCTCGGGCCAGAACCGCACCGGCGCGGGCGGCGACGATCTGGTGATCAAGGTGCCGGTCGGCACGCAGATACTCGCCGACGACGAGGATCGCACCTTGCTCGTCGATATGACCAAGGTCGGCCAGCGCAGCATCTTCTTCCGCGGCGGCGACGGCGGGCGCGGCAATGCCAGCTACAAGACCTCGACCAACCGCACCCCGCGCCAGCACGGTACCGGCTGGCCGTCCGAAGAGGCATGGGTCTGGCTGCGGCTCAAGCTGCTCGCCGATGCCGGGCTGGTCGGGCTGCCCAATGCGGGCAAATCGACCTTCATCAACGCCGTCACCAACGCGCAGGCCAAGGTCGGCGCCTATGCCTTCACCACCACCCGGCCCCAGCTGGGCGTCGTGCGCCACCACCAGCGCGAGTTCGTGGTGGCCGACATTCCCGGGCTGATCGAGGGCGCCGCGGACGGCGCGGGCATCGGCGATCGCTTCCTGGGGCATATCGAGCGCTGCCGGGTGCTGCTGCACCTGGTCGACGCCAACGATACCGACGTGGCCGAAAGCTATCGCATCGTGCGCGACGAGCTGGAGAATTACGGCGCCGGGCTGACCGACAAGAAGGTGATCGTCGCGCTCAACAAGATCGACACGCTCGACGAGGAGCTGATCGAGGCGCTGGTGGGCGAGCTCGAGGAAGCGAGCGGGGCGGAGGTCATCCCGCTCTCCGCGGCGGCGGGCACCGGCGTCGACTGGGTGCTCGACAAGCTGCTCGAGGCGATCGGATCCGACGCTTCGGGGGTCAGCCCCGACGATGAGGGCGAGGATGCGATCGAGTGGTCGCCGGTTTGA